One genomic region from Flavobacteriales bacterium encodes:
- a CDS encoding menaquinone biosynthesis protein, with protein sequence MIYGMERSGIMDRYDVSLDIPSVCAKRLMTNDADIGLVPVAAIPHIRNARIVGKYGIGSRGAVDSVLLVGQVPVEEMENILLDHHSMTSVQLVQILARDHWKVNPSWMQASPGYESQIQGKTGGVVIGDRAFGIATRFRYVYDLSAHWMEMTGLPFVFAAWVSNTKPDESFEIEMEAALALGTGSIDAALEGIQHDHLSAIDMRNYLNKIVYRLDGDMLEGLRAFQTMAPTLHPR encoded by the coding sequence ATGATCTACGGGATGGAAAGGTCCGGCATTATGGACCGTTACGATGTAAGTCTTGACATCCCATCCGTATGTGCAAAACGCCTGATGACTAACGATGCAGATATCGGCCTGGTGCCCGTTGCAGCGATACCACATATCCGAAATGCAAGAATCGTAGGCAAATATGGCATTGGTAGTCGGGGCGCTGTAGATTCCGTGTTGCTGGTAGGTCAGGTTCCTGTAGAAGAGATGGAGAACATACTCCTGGACCACCATTCAATGACCTCTGTTCAACTGGTACAAATACTGGCAAGGGATCATTGGAAGGTAAATCCGTCATGGATGCAGGCATCTCCGGGATATGAGTCTCAGATCCAGGGAAAAACCGGTGGTGTAGTGATCGGCGACCGTGCATTTGGCATAGCCACACGGTTCCGGTATGTCTATGACCTGTCTGCCCACTGGATGGAAATGACCGGACTTCCCTTTGTATTTGCTGCCTGGGTGAGCAATACCAAGCCTGATGAATCATTTGAAATTGAAATGGAAGCTGCCCTTGCACTAGGTACCGGATCCATTGATGCAGCCCTTGAAGGGATACAACATGACCACCTATCGGCGATTGATATGAGAAATTATTTAAACAAGATCGTTTACCGGTTGGACGGGGACATGCTTGAGGGATTACGTGCATTTCAAACCATGGCACCCACACTGCATCCAAGGTAA